A stretch of Acipenser ruthenus chromosome 1, fAciRut3.2 maternal haplotype, whole genome shotgun sequence DNA encodes these proteins:
- the LOC117421014 gene encoding uncharacterized protein LOC117421014 — MVPAPRPPSFIPPGQHDHSNGKGHIYKPLTNNNKLDIFQAAKSGNVKEAKRIIESGGVGVLGRLDVRGHTPVHWAALTGSAELIHYFIDCRGAVNLHSEDELSQRPIHWAAVNGHIAVIDLLFEAGVSLDVADQRGCTPLILAAQYGHTSLCCYLMGKGAKPNVCDSEGDNALHWAAFKGHFELTRLLVYSGFNPQLADSAGQTPLHLAVLSGDLLTVQLLCEQDSVELEVKDRNGNTPLKLSRGRKYEDVSLYLENSIAQSRRLSTKFDCSALAFGPPGKSKGQILFFYICLLVWGYPTYFFKIVSVSFNKLWESHMAFLLGNALMWFLFLKASLMDPGFLPRDSKEYDRAIRQAVYFDEWKQGKNSLQRLCHTCHLVKPLRTKHCRVTNRCVEHFDHYCPYIYNDVGYRNRSYFLGFLGTMSFNCLLGVYICLDWFHVMGSSIFVGIGFIFMAVIGVISGIMTCTCLYMAAKNATTNERLKQQKYGYLKDEAEQVSNLFDRGILLNLMEFFNLIRPLQDDELKTLDELSII, encoded by the exons ATGGTTCCAGCGCCTCGTCCCCCTTCGTTTATTCCACCAGGACAGCACGATCATTCTAATGGGAAAGGACACATTTACAAACCTCTAACTAATAACAATAAATTGGATATATTCCAGGCTGCTAAATCGGG AAATGTAAAAGAAGCTAAAAGAATAATTGAGTCAGGAGGCGTTGGAGTCTTGGGTAGGCTTGATGTCAGAGGGCACACCCCTGTGCACTGGGCAGCTCTGACAGGATCTGCAGAACTTATCCACTATTTTATAGACTGCAGGGGAGCTGTGAATCTCCACAGTGAAGATGAACTGTCACAGAGACCCATCCACTGGGCAGCAGTGAATGGGCACATTGCTGTCATTGACTTGTTGTTTGAGGCGGGGGTTTCACTAGATGTAGCAGACCAGAGAGGATGCACTCCTTTGATTCTGGCTGCGCAATATGGACACACATCACTTTGCTGTTACCTAATGGGAAAAGGAGCCAAGCCAAACGTTTGTGACAGTGAAGGAGATAATGCTTTGCACTGGGCAGCATTTAAAG GGCACTTTGAATTAACTCGTCTGCTGGTCTACTCAGGTTTCAACCCACAACTGGCAGACAGCGCTGGTCAG ACTCCTCTGCATCTGGCCGTTCTTAGCGGGGACCTCCTCACTGTCCAGCTGTTATGTGAACAG gATAGTGTTGAATTAGAAGTCAAAGACAGAAATGGGAACACTCCACTGAAGTTGTCCAGAGGTCGAAAGTATGAAGATGTATCTTTGTATTTAGAAAATTCTATTGCCCAATCAAGACGACTTAGTACAAAGTTTGACTGCAG tgCTCTGGCATTTGGCCCGCCTGGGAAGTCAAAAGGTCAAATCCTTTTCTTTTATATCTGTTTATTAGTGTGGGGGTATCCTACTTATTTTTTTAAG ATTGTTTCTGTCTCCTTTAACAAGCTATGGGAGTCTCATATGGCCTTCCTCCTCGGCAATGCATTGATGTGGTTTCTCTTCTTAAAAGCTTCCCTGATGGATCCAGGTTTTCTTCCCAGAGACAGCAAGGAATATGATCGGGCCATTAGACAG GCAGTCTACTTTGATGAATGGAAACAGGGAAAAAACTCCTTACAAAGACTTTGCCATACGTGCCATCTAGTAAAACCCCTTCGAACCAAACACTGCCGCGTCACAAACCGCTGTGTGGAACATTTCGATCACTACTGCCCATATATCTATAATGATGTGGGCTACAGAAACAG GAGTTACTTTTTAGGATTCCTGGGTACCATGAGCTTCAATTGTTTGTTAGGAGTGTATATTTGCTTGGACTGGTTTCATGTGATGGGAAGCAGCATTTTTGTTGGAATTGGCTTCATCTTTATGGCTGTAATCGGGGTTATTTCTGGAATAATGACTTGCACCTGT CTTTATATGGCAGCAAAGAATGCAACAACCAACGAACGCCTAAAGCAGCAGAAGTACGGCTATCTCAAGGATGAAGCAGAACAGGTCAGCAATCTGTTTGACAGAGGGATCCTGTTGAACCTGATGGAGTTTTTCAATCTCATCAGACCTCTACAAGATGATGAACTGAAAACACTGGATGAATTaagtataatataa